The following coding sequences are from one Schizosaccharomyces osmophilus chromosome 1, complete sequence window:
- the sap114 gene encoding U2 snRNP-associated protein Sap114, translated as MTSTAGTPPSDLNGIQKDGVLGLPTNVILPPPEIREIIDKSAGYVARNGPAFEEKIRQNEIKNPKFSFLQVDDPYYRYYQHKLQEARQGKLKATTGVGQGAANLARPITKNIESAPPAPPPYLFSEPLPSVSAQDLNVLRLTARYAAIRGRTFIAELSQKEWGNTQFDFLHHNHALYPYFTRIVQQYASLVKNTLPPFEPLLRQNIQDPYSVLSRIQPRVEWQKYQETQKVKRKEEQEREKIEYAQIDWNDFAVVEVIQFTEADESTKLPKPTNLADLQTATLEQKSAMFTMPDMNYSIEEAPPTSAAWEPLNAPAKAEFGVAMPSSLPSQRTSAETSPSPATQPSPMGAAAHAPIRVSKPTKSVPKAFQRHVPMERSPFTGEMIPASEMGEHMRVHLLDPRWREQRKVEESRRSTLNLENVDVAANMKRLVSNRTDIFDVHNGIEITPEEVERRKRAATQSSFGAAPPPNKRR; from the coding sequence ATGACTTCCACTGCTGGTACACCTCCATCTGATCTAAATGGTATCCAGAAAGACGGCGTCTTGGGTCTTCCTACCAATGTAATTCTTCCTCCCCCAGAAATCCGAGAGATCATTGACAAGTCCGCCGGTTACGTCGCTAGAAATGGCCCAGcgtttgaagaaaagattcGCCAAAATGAgataaaaaatccaaaattttcttttttacaagTGGACGATCCTTACTACAGGTACTATCAACACAAACTTCAAGAAGCTAGACAAGGAAAACTAAAAGCGACTACCGGGGTTGGACAAGGAGCAGCAAACTTGGCGCGCCCTATCACAAAAAACATCGAAAGTGCTCCTCCCGCACCTCCTCCGTATTTGTTTTCAGAACCCTTGCCTTCCGTATCAGCGCAGGACTTAAACGTACTCCGACTCACAGCTCGCTACGCAGCAATCCGAGGGCGTACCTTCATTGCTGAACtttcacaaaaagaatggggAAATACAcaatttgattttttgcACCATAATCATGCTCTTTATCCTTACTTTACGCGTATAGTACAACAATATGCCTCTTTAGTAAAAAATACTCTTCCACCTTTTGAACCTTTGCTTCGTCAAAATATCCAGGATCCCTATAGCGTTCTTTCACGAATACAGCCCAGAGTTGAGTGGCAGAAATATCAAGAAACCCAAAAGGTAAAGCgtaaagaagaacaagagAGGGAAAAGATTGAATATGCACAGATTGACTGGAACGATTTCGCCGTGGTTGAGGTCATCCAGTTCACCGAAGCAGATGAATCAACAAAACTTCCCAAACCGACAAATTTGGCTGATTTGCAAACCGCTACGTTAGAACAAAAGTCAGCAATGTTCACTATGCCCGATATGAATTACTCCATTGAAGAAGCTCCCCCCACTTCAGCTGCTTGGGAACCTTTGAATGCACCCGCCAAAGCCGAATTTGGTGTCGCAATGCCTTCTTCACTACCTTCACAAAGAACATCCGCAGAAACATCCCCTTCACCTGCAACACAGCCTTCGCCTATGGGTGCAGCTGCTCACGCACCCATCCGTGTTTCAAAGCCCACTAAGTCTGTGCCTAAAGCATTCCAGCGCCATGTACCTATGGAGCGTAGTCCATTCACCGGTGAAATGATTCCAGCAAGCGAAATGGGAGAACATATGCGCGTTCACTTGCTAGACCCCCGCTGGCGTGAACAACGTAAAGTTGAAGAGTCACGAAGATCTACATTGAACTTGGAGAATGTCGATGTTGCTGCAAATATGAAACGATTAGTCAGTAACCGGACTGATATTTTCGATGTACACAACGGCATTGAAATCACTCCCGAAGAGGTTGAGCGAAGGAAGCGTGCAGCCACACAAAGTTCGTTTGGTGCTGCTCCTCCTCCAAATAAACGTCGTTGA
- the ept1 gene encoding diacylglycerol cholinephosphotransferase/ diacylglycerol ethanolaminesphotransferase Ept1: MHLNRQQLKSLHNYQYVGVDNSLLSRHVLKPYWWNQLLKVIPMWMAPNLITLTGLGFVTVNVITMLVYKYGYGMEGYPGWVYASWAVGLFLYQSFDAIDGSQARRTNSSSPLGQLFDHGVDAINTSLEVWLTTELFQLSIPLAIITQCASLLYFYASTWEEYHTGVLYLSYFSGPVEGILMVCVLFGMTSYTGSVFWTKLHPTPESFGTLRSIIPYYTYGSCMFNLMGVGLFLNIYQSIRNTTRTLKEQKKCVCKGLFGLSPYLAQWAAVFLLYAKYPNFFEEQFIAIYLLNAILLAYSVGIVIVSHVTESSFPYWNVLILPFMVNALDAYTFGILEGHQKEYLFAYFGFGLGIYGNFVAHVISSITEEYGISCLRLRPKPDEKKN, encoded by the exons ATGCATTTAAATAGACAACAGTTGAAGAGTCTTCATAATTATCAATACGTGGGTGTTGataattctttattatcTCGACATGTTTTGAAGCCGTACTGGTGGAACCAGTTGCTCAAAGTGATCCCAATGTGGATGGC CCCTAATCTGATTACCTTGACGGGATTGGGATTTGTCACCGTGAATGTCATAACCATGCTTGTGTACAAGTATGGATACGGAATGGAAGGGTACCCTGGCTGGGTGTATGCGTCTTGGGCTGTGGGGTTGTTTTTGTATCAAAGTTTTGATGCAATTGATGGATCGCAGGCGCGTCGTACCAACAGTTCCTCTCCACTTGGGCAACTGTTTGACCATGGTGTGGATGCCATCAACACGAGTTTGGAAGTTTGGCTGACCACAGAGTTATTTCAGCTGAGCATTCCCTTGGCCATCATTACTCAATGTGCTAGCTTGTTATACTTTTATGCTTCTACGTGGGAGGAATACCACACGGGCGTCCTGTATCTGTCTTACTTCTCTGGTCCCGTGGAAGGCATCTTGATGGTTTGTGTATTGTTTGGTATGACTTCCTATACCGGCAGTGTATTTTGGACTAAACTTCATCCCACCCCCGAGTCTTTTGGAACCCTTCGTTCTATAATTCCTTATTACACCTATGGCTCTTGTATGTTTAACCTTATGGGGgttggtttgtttttgaatatatacCAAAGTATTCGGAATACAACGCGTACTTTGAAAGAGCAAAAGAAGTGCGTTTGCAAGGGCTTGTTTGGACTTTCTCCCTATCTTGCACAGTGGGCCGCCgtctttttgctttatgCCAAATATCCCAACTTTTTTGAGGAACAGTTTATCgcaatttatttattaaatgcCATACTATTGGCCTATTCTGTTGGTATCGTTATTGTCTCCCATGTGACCGAATCTTCCTTCCCTTACTGGaatgttttgattttgcCTTTCATGGTGAACGCTCTGGATGCCTATACGTTTGGAATCCTCGAGGGCCATCAAAAGGAATACTTGTTTGCGTATTTCGGTTTTGGTCTAGGGATCTATGGGAACTTTGTTGCCCATGTAATATCATCCATCACCGAAGAGTATGGCATTTCCTGCCTACGCCTTCGCCCCAAACcagatgaaaagaaaaactaa